A single window of Sulfurimonas sp. hsl 1-7 DNA harbors:
- a CDS encoding phosphatidylserine decarboxylase translates to MNNNLLIIAKYSFSYVGYSALAFIIFYMFGFEFLATLAFFVTLFFGYIFRNPERELQIFDKSSIIAPCDGVVSTIEEIESGKYRYKIEIESSFTDVGLLRAPLNGKVENLALIKGTKSAKTSKLFSDLNESLSLEIVNEKEENVKVVHTLKQSPVPIFCDLHEEQEVIKSMRYGFATNCVTTIYLPSNVRLNLHISERVKASESLIAYFS, encoded by the coding sequence ATGAACAATAATCTCTTAATCATTGCAAAATATTCTTTTAGTTATGTAGGTTATTCTGCATTAGCTTTTATAATATTTTATATGTTTGGTTTTGAGTTTTTAGCAACACTTGCTTTTTTTGTAACGCTCTTTTTTGGATATATTTTTAGAAACCCGGAAAGAGAATTACAAATCTTTGATAAAAGTAGTATTATAGCTCCATGTGATGGTGTTGTAAGTACTATTGAAGAGATAGAAAGCGGTAAATATAGATACAAAATTGAGATAGAATCTAGTTTTACCGATGTAGGACTTTTACGTGCACCATTGAATGGAAAAGTTGAAAATCTGGCACTTATCAAAGGGACAAAATCCGCGAAGACTTCTAAACTTTTTTCTGATCTTAACGAGTCTTTATCACTTGAAATAGTAAATGAGAAAGAAGAGAATGTAAAAGTAGTTCACACACTAAAACAATCTCCAGTTCCTATCTTTTGTGATCTACATGAAGAGCAAGAGGTTATCAAATCTATGAGATACGGTTTTGCTACAAACTGTGTAACAACAATTTATCTTCCTTCCAATGTTCGATTAAATCTACATATTTCTGAAAGAGTAAAAGCATCAGAGAGCTTAATAGCTTACTTCTCTTGA
- the hisH gene encoding imidazole glycerol phosphate synthase subunit HisH has translation MIAIVDYNMGNLASVQNAFATLGKDTVVESDPAKFKNYDKLILPGVGAFGDAMEHLRERNMIDAIKEFAASGKPMLGICLGMQLLFESSEEFGAHEGLGLIKGKVTRFDESKFDEKLKVPHMGWNRMFTTDHPLFKGLDDMHYLYFVHTYHVNCDDENDIIGRTNYGYEFTSAVAHNNVMGIQPHPEKSHTNGLKILENFINL, from the coding sequence ATGATAGCAATAGTTGACTACAATATGGGAAATTTGGCAAGTGTACAAAATGCATTTGCTACTTTAGGAAAAGATACGGTTGTAGAGAGCGATCCTGCAAAGTTTAAAAATTACGATAAATTGATCTTACCGGGTGTTGGAGCATTCGGTGATGCGATGGAGCATCTTAGAGAGAGAAACATGATCGATGCGATTAAAGAGTTTGCCGCAAGCGGTAAGCCGATGCTCGGAATATGTCTTGGAATGCAGCTTCTGTTTGAAAGCAGTGAAGAGTTTGGTGCACACGAGGGGCTTGGACTTATTAAGGGAAAAGTGACACGTTTTGATGAGTCTAAATTTGATGAAAAACTCAAAGTACCTCATATGGGTTGGAACAGAATGTTTACAACAGACCACCCTTTATTTAAAGGGCTCGATGATATGCATTACCTTTACTTTGTACATACGTACCACGTAAATTGCGATGATGAAAACGACATTATCGGGAGAACAAACTATGGGTATGAATTTACATCGGCAGTGGCACATAATAACGTAATGGGAATTCAGCCACACCCAGAAAAAAGCCATACAAACGGCTTAAAAATATTAGAAAATTTTATCAATTTATAA
- the ftsH gene encoding ATP-dependent zinc metalloprotease FtsH — protein MADKQDNNKNNNFFNQNPLITFAIFSVAVILIFKMMIGEGGGSSSTLGGGAKVKQVSYSELKALVENKELSNVEIGQSYIRAKSTDGATLYTTRVIPEDNGLVELLDKNKIEYTGFSESNWFTEMFGWLFPFLLILGIWMFFASRMQKSMGGGMLGMGANKKMVNSEKPSTKFDDVAGVQEAKEEVHEIVDFLKYPGRYVEIGAKIPKGVLLVGSPGTGKTLLAKAVAGEAEVPFFSVSGSSFIEMFVGVGAARVRDLFEQAKKDAPSIIFIDEIDAIGKSRAAGGVMGGNDEREQTLNQLLAEMDGFGTDTPVIILAATNRPEILDQALLRPGRFDRQVLVDKPDFAGRIQILKVHVKDVKMDDDVDLEEVARLTAGLAGADLANVVNEAALLAGRKSQKTVKQQDLFESVERALAGLAKKSRRINPKEKKIVAYHESGHALLAETTEGAKKVSKVSIVPRGLAALGYTLNKPEEDKFMMQRHELWAEVDVLLGGRAAEQVFLGEISTGAGNDLERATDIIKSMVQTYGMTDIAGLMVLEKSRQSFLGPTGGSTREYSDKMAEDMDTFIKNSLQERYEAVIARLEEYREAIEDMVSLLYKEENITGEDVRKIIKDFEERAGIESKLVEEVEGIEEELKEDASMSDKEQKDEQ, from the coding sequence ATGGCAGATAAACAAGATAATAATAAAAATAATAACTTTTTTAATCAAAATCCCCTTATAACGTTTGCAATTTTTTCAGTTGCGGTGATTTTGATATTTAAAATGATGATAGGTGAAGGTGGCGGTTCATCTTCAACACTAGGCGGTGGAGCTAAAGTAAAGCAGGTTAGTTATTCTGAATTAAAAGCTCTAGTGGAAAATAAAGAACTAAGCAATGTTGAGATTGGACAAAGTTATATCCGTGCAAAATCAACTGACGGTGCTACACTTTATACTACAAGAGTAATTCCTGAAGATAACGGTCTTGTAGAACTCCTAGATAAAAATAAGATAGAGTATACAGGTTTTAGTGAATCAAACTGGTTTACAGAGATGTTTGGATGGTTGTTCCCATTTTTACTAATCCTCGGTATCTGGATGTTTTTTGCATCGAGAATGCAAAAATCTATGGGTGGCGGTATGCTTGGTATGGGTGCCAACAAAAAGATGGTGAACTCTGAAAAGCCGAGTACGAAGTTTGATGATGTAGCCGGTGTTCAAGAAGCAAAAGAGGAAGTTCACGAGATCGTTGACTTTCTAAAATACCCGGGTCGTTATGTAGAGATTGGTGCTAAGATCCCTAAAGGGGTACTATTAGTTGGTTCTCCCGGTACTGGTAAGACACTTTTAGCAAAAGCGGTAGCGGGTGAAGCAGAAGTACCTTTCTTCTCTGTAAGCGGTTCTAGTTTTATCGAGATGTTTGTGGGTGTGGGTGCTGCACGTGTACGTGACCTGTTTGAACAAGCTAAAAAAGATGCACCTTCTATTATCTTTATCGATGAGATCGATGCTATCGGTAAAAGTCGTGCTGCCGGCGGTGTAATGGGCGGAAATGACGAACGTGAACAAACTTTGAATCAACTACTTGCTGAGATGGATGGATTTGGTACTGATACGCCTGTAATTATTTTAGCGGCAACTAACAGACCTGAGATCCTTGACCAAGCACTTCTTCGTCCTGGTCGTTTTGACAGACAAGTTCTTGTTGACAAACCTGATTTTGCAGGACGTATTCAGATTTTAAAAGTACATGTTAAAGATGTAAAAATGGATGATGATGTAGATCTTGAAGAGGTTGCTCGTTTAACTGCCGGATTAGCAGGAGCTGATTTAGCAAACGTTGTAAACGAAGCAGCACTATTAGCAGGGCGTAAAAGTCAAAAAACAGTAAAACAACAAGACCTTTTTGAATCTGTTGAGAGAGCATTAGCTGGACTTGCTAAAAAATCACGTCGTATTAATCCGAAAGAGAAAAAAATCGTAGCATATCATGAAAGTGGACATGCACTTTTAGCTGAGACTACTGAAGGTGCAAAAAAAGTTTCAAAAGTTTCTATTGTGCCTCGCGGACTTGCAGCTCTTGGATACACTCTAAACAAACCTGAAGAGGATAAGTTTATGATGCAACGCCATGAGTTATGGGCAGAAGTAGATGTTCTTCTTGGCGGACGTGCAGCTGAACAAGTGTTCTTAGGTGAGATATCTACAGGTGCCGGAAACGATTTAGAACGTGCAACTGACATCATTAAGTCTATGGTGCAAACGTACGGTATGACAGATATTGCAGGACTTATGGTTCTTGAAAAATCTCGTCAATCGTTCTTAGGACCAACAGGTGGAAGTACTCGTGAGTATAGTGATAAGATGGCCGAAGATATGGATACATTTATCAAAAACTCTTTACAAGAGCGTTATGAAGCTGTTATAGCACGTTTAGAAGAGTATCGCGAAGCAATCGAAGATATGGTATCATTACTCTATAAAGAAGAGAACATCACAGGTGAGGATGTTCGTAAAATCATTAAAGATTTCGAAGAGAGAGCCGGAATAGAGTCTAAACTTGTTGAAGAAGTTGAAGGGATAGAAGAGGAACTTAAAGAGGATGCTTCTATGAGTGACAAAGAGCAGAAAGATGAACAATAA
- a CDS encoding response regulator produces the protein MKLLVVDDSSTMRRIIKNTLARLGYKDVLEGADGVEGWEQMNSNPDIEMLITDWNMPEMNGLELVKKVRADARFTDLPIIMVTTEGGKAEVITALKAGVNNYIVKPFTPQVLKEKLGAVMGIAD, from the coding sequence TTGAAATTACTTGTTGTTGATGATAGCTCTACAATGCGTCGTATTATTAAAAATACTTTAGCTCGTTTAGGATACAAAGATGTTCTAGAAGGTGCTGATGGTGTTGAGGGTTGGGAACAAATGAATTCAAACCCGGATATTGAGATGTTAATTACTGACTGGAATATGCCTGAGATGAATGGATTAGAGCTTGTGAAAAAAGTTCGTGCAGATGCACGTTTTACAGATCTTCCGATCATTATGGTTACTACAGAAGGTGGTAAAGCAGAGGTTATTACAGCTTTAAAAGCGGGTGTAAATAACTATATTGTAAAACCGTTTACGCCACAAGTTTTAAAAGAGAAACTTGGTGCAGTTATGGGTATCGCTGATTAA
- a CDS encoding lipid A biosynthesis lauroyl acyltransferase — MQMLGYYIFLLFEKFLMLLPHFIRKKFFFSLASLGYLFSKRYREVSFQNLDFIFGDKLSYEEKVSITKYAFKNLALNFLHVMEIRHMSLDELKKRVKIENIEVVEKAKKENRPIVYVTPHYSSWELAGNSIGGLISPILPVYKKMKNQTYQEWLLESRDHFGNISLEKTNVVRPLVKYLKKGYAPALLIDTNINPKEGVMVKFFGKDIRQTSTPAFLARKFDAAIIPGVIHTEDEENFTLTLYDEIPVEKTDDETADIQKATQLQADWLTSVITKEPKFWFWLHRRFKGDYPEIYEKN, encoded by the coding sequence ATGCAAATGTTAGGTTATTATATTTTTCTTCTTTTTGAAAAATTTTTAATGCTCCTACCCCATTTTATAAGAAAAAAGTTTTTCTTCTCTCTGGCTTCTTTAGGGTATCTTTTTTCAAAAAGATACAGAGAGGTATCTTTTCAAAATCTTGACTTTATATTTGGTGACAAACTCTCCTACGAGGAAAAAGTTTCCATTACAAAATATGCTTTTAAAAATCTTGCTTTAAACTTTTTACATGTGATGGAGATTCGTCATATGAGTTTGGATGAACTTAAAAAGCGTGTAAAAATTGAGAATATCGAAGTTGTAGAGAAGGCAAAAAAAGAGAACAGACCGATAGTTTACGTTACGCCACACTACTCTTCATGGGAACTTGCAGGAAATAGTATAGGTGGGCTTATAAGCCCTATCTTGCCGGTATACAAAAAGATGAAAAATCAGACATATCAAGAGTGGCTTTTAGAATCACGTGATCATTTTGGAAATATCTCTTTAGAAAAGACAAATGTAGTTCGACCTTTAGTTAAGTACCTCAAAAAAGGGTATGCACCCGCTTTATTGATAGATACCAACATCAACCCTAAAGAGGGTGTAATGGTAAAGTTCTTTGGAAAAGATATTCGTCAAACTTCAACTCCGGCATTTTTAGCACGTAAATTTGATGCTGCAATTATTCCAGGTGTTATTCATACTGAAGATGAAGAGAACTTTACACTTACGTTATACGATGAGATTCCTGTTGAAAAAACAGATGATGAAACGGCAGACATTCAAAAAGCAACACAACTTCAAGCAGATTGGCTTACTTCAGTTATTACAAAAGAGCCAAAATTCTGGTTTTGGCTGCATAGAAGATTTAAAGGGGACTATCCGGAGATCTACGAAAAAAATTAG
- the hisA gene encoding 1-(5-phosphoribosyl)-5-[(5-phosphoribosylamino)methylideneamino]imidazole-4-carboxamide isomerase yields the protein MTLYPAIDLKDGQAVRLTKGLMDSAKIYSNEPWELVKKFEEMGAEWVHLVDLNGAFAGEPKNLEQIKKIRANCNVKLELGGGIRDEETIKKMLEIGIDRIILGSIAVKDPQFVRDMAAKYPIAVGIDAIDGYVAVEGWGEVSSMKATDLAREFANAGVDAIICTDVGKDGTLSGVNVEFTLEIARASGVSTIASGGVKDENDIKALIDTKEVDGVIIGKAYYEGTLDLPKMFKLLD from the coding sequence ATGACTTTATATCCGGCAATAGACTTAAAAGATGGACAAGCGGTAAGACTTACAAAAGGGCTGATGGATAGTGCTAAAATATACTCTAACGAGCCGTGGGAACTTGTAAAAAAGTTTGAAGAGATGGGTGCAGAGTGGGTACACTTGGTTGACCTAAACGGTGCATTTGCAGGGGAGCCTAAAAATTTAGAGCAGATTAAAAAAATTCGTGCAAACTGTAACGTAAAACTAGAACTCGGCGGTGGAATTCGTGATGAAGAGACTATCAAGAAGATGCTTGAGATCGGAATTGATAGAATCATTTTAGGTTCTATCGCGGTAAAAGATCCTCAATTTGTAAGAGATATGGCTGCAAAATATCCGATAGCTGTAGGTATTGATGCGATTGACGGTTATGTTGCAGTAGAAGGATGGGGCGAAGTTTCATCTATGAAAGCAACTGATTTAGCACGCGAATTTGCTAATGCCGGAGTTGATGCTATAATCTGTACAGATGTCGGTAAAGACGGAACGCTTAGCGGTGTTAATGTTGAGTTTACTCTGGAGATTGCTCGTGCGAGTGGCGTAAGTACAATCGCGAGTGGCGGTGTGAAAGATGAGAACGATATTAAAGCACTTATTGATACTAAAGAGGTTGATGGGGTAATTATTGGAAAAGCATATTATGAAGGTACTTTAGACTTGCCTAAGATGTTTAAATTATTGGATTAA
- a CDS encoding tetratricopeptide repeat protein — protein MANEQEEEIIIIEDIDAVKDASDNEAKEDGEDASKQKLIIFISIAIILITLILAIVIFSSSSDEELTTLSSQSILEEKLKTPQEIRVEPSKLEKMIAKANYLYSNGDKLKALSLYQKIAQYSQAISMYNLGVAQLKDKQYKLALETFQKAIENDEKRCVSAINAAVCSLYLKDKESFTYYIDLAYAYLPYEINSPLYSYYYSLINYYKRDYLSALNSLNNATTNTYPTVQSNLKAKINALYENNYDAIDALEMNTDEINDFSLGLLYSRVGDATLAVKHFEASLLAEKEVLRSRLAMAFTLLKAGQVEKANMELKKASKDFPEEVMKPYPVVVKLKDSLFDPKEAQKIYRNVTLTSKSMDYQKIFYYSPYKMFNADQTISYIRKGNANTFIDNIKSAQEYLKKSSSSSNVNKGMTLAIKKALNLQLREANEDFQKLVRIQPKHSILQYNLGLTYAQLGNLNKAHEHFLRSYYLDSKNFLAGLYAVFTAQLTNNKYLKLRSILSDSIHMENDSEEKELYKALLTISQNNYLLAADWLQVSDKKRPLYLVLNAIIGTHTNNYDIANAATSELVSLLPNDILPHIMYMDTHFHKYDDVKYAKEIISYLKDQSFDYNDLYYGPYITRYLYIQINLLTGRLYYLRQQLKEKLATSDSYTLEIENTLALASLFDKQFEESYSLYNHLIDERKITDAYTLYLGAVASTAAGHHSNAIALLELAKVKNRSFYESRFALALLYLEAKNYEAAVIQLSGINSNNYRSSYFDFGIDTQKLLFEKQHQEK, from the coding sequence ATGGCTAACGAACAAGAAGAAGAGATAATTATCATTGAAGACATTGATGCGGTCAAGGATGCGTCTGACAATGAAGCCAAAGAAGATGGAGAAGATGCTTCAAAACAGAAACTTATAATCTTTATCTCGATTGCAATTATTTTAATCACTTTAATTTTAGCTATTGTTATATTCTCAAGCTCTTCTGATGAAGAGTTAACAACACTCTCAAGCCAGAGCATTTTAGAGGAAAAACTTAAAACTCCACAAGAGATAAGAGTTGAACCTAGTAAACTAGAAAAAATGATTGCAAAAGCCAACTATCTCTATTCAAACGGTGACAAGCTTAAAGCACTTTCACTCTATCAAAAAATAGCACAATACTCACAAGCAATCTCTATGTATAACCTAGGGGTGGCACAACTTAAAGACAAACAATATAAACTAGCATTAGAGACTTTTCAAAAGGCGATAGAAAACGATGAAAAGAGATGTGTAAGTGCTATCAATGCAGCAGTTTGTTCTCTTTACCTCAAAGACAAAGAGAGTTTTACATACTATATCGATTTAGCCTATGCTTATCTCCCTTACGAAATTAACTCACCGCTTTATTCATACTATTATAGTTTAATCAATTACTATAAACGTGACTACCTTTCTGCATTAAATAGTTTAAACAATGCTACAACTAACACCTATCCAACGGTTCAGAGCAACCTTAAAGCAAAAATAAATGCACTTTATGAGAATAACTATGATGCTATCGATGCTCTAGAGATGAATACAGATGAGATTAATGATTTTTCTTTAGGGTTATTGTATTCAAGAGTCGGTGATGCCACTTTGGCTGTCAAACATTTTGAAGCATCCCTGCTAGCAGAGAAAGAGGTGCTTCGTTCAAGATTGGCAATGGCATTTACATTGCTCAAAGCCGGACAAGTTGAAAAAGCGAATATGGAGCTAAAAAAAGCTTCTAAGGATTTTCCAGAGGAGGTTATGAAACCTTATCCTGTAGTTGTGAAACTTAAGGACTCACTCTTTGATCCAAAAGAGGCACAAAAAATTTATAGAAATGTAACCCTTACTTCAAAAAGTATGGATTATCAAAAAATATTTTATTATTCACCATACAAAATGTTTAATGCCGATCAAACGATCAGCTATATAAGAAAAGGAAACGCCAATACTTTTATCGATAATATTAAGTCGGCTCAAGAATATCTCAAAAAAAGCTCCTCTTCATCAAATGTAAACAAAGGGATGACTCTTGCTATTAAAAAAGCATTAAACCTGCAACTTCGTGAGGCAAATGAGGATTTTCAAAAACTGGTGAGGATCCAACCAAAACACTCTATCCTCCAATATAATTTAGGATTAACGTATGCTCAGCTTGGGAATCTCAACAAAGCACATGAACACTTTTTACGATCATACTATCTTGATTCAAAAAACTTTTTAGCGGGTCTTTATGCCGTGTTTACTGCACAACTGACTAACAACAAATATCTAAAACTACGTTCTATCCTCTCAGACTCAATCCATATGGAAAATGACAGTGAGGAGAAAGAACTATATAAAGCACTTTTAACTATCTCTCAAAACAACTATCTATTGGCTGCTGACTGGCTTCAAGTAAGTGATAAAAAAAGACCTTTATATTTAGTACTGAATGCAATCATAGGTACACACACGAATAACTATGATATAGCTAATGCTGCAACCTCAGAGCTTGTTTCTTTACTGCCAAACGATATTCTTCCTCATATTATGTATATGGACACCCATTTCCATAAGTATGATGATGTAAAATATGCTAAAGAGATTATCAGTTATCTTAAAGATCAAAGTTTCGACTATAACGATCTTTATTACGGACCGTATATTACAAGATATCTTTATATCCAGATCAATCTGTTAACAGGTAGACTTTACTATCTTCGTCAGCAACTCAAAGAGAAATTAGCCACTTCAGACAGTTACACGCTTGAGATAGAGAACACTCTTGCACTTGCATCGCTTTTTGATAAACAGTTTGAAGAGTCATATAGTTTATATAACCATCTTATTGATGAAAGAAAAATAACTGATGCCTATACACTCTATCTTGGTGCTGTAGCATCTACAGCTGCAGGACATCATAGCAATGCTATAGCACTCTTAGAGCTTGCAAAAGTAAAGAATAGATCATTTTATGAAAGTAGATTTGCTCTTGCACTTCTGTATTTAGAAGCGAAAAACTATGAAGCTGCCGTTATCCAGCTCTCTGGAATCAATTCAAATAACTATAGATCAAGCTATTTTGACTTTGGGATAGATACTCAGAAATTGTTATTTGAAAAACAGCATCAAGAGAAGTAA
- a CDS encoding PDC sensor domain-containing protein yields MVPIDIQKFSESRTKARAYFCYLLSKNIPNRLPSITQEMIIPRLLKIKAELNKCEGVYLLDSKGVQVSPTYTDTKTIEENIGQILAHRAYYYRAVREERCTITDPYPSLITGDLTVTASAPIFCENGNLKYVACIDMPLGEVLNLAQLTKLDSGFSNFFKYAYGTFSFALLAVAILLFLKGVQSFFIHEITPTSFDIKHVFEATILLTLSLAIFDLSKTLIEEEILGRHKEHNIAGPHKTMVRFLGSIIIALSIEALMLVFKFAITDPDKLQYAMFIVAGVGFLLISLAVYIKFTKLKIEE; encoded by the coding sequence ATGGTACCTATAGATATCCAAAAGTTTTCAGAAAGTCGTACAAAAGCAAGAGCTTATTTTTGCTATCTTTTATCTAAAAATATTCCCAACAGACTTCCGTCAATTACGCAAGAGATGATTATCCCAAGGCTGCTAAAAATTAAGGCAGAATTGAATAAATGTGAAGGGGTATATCTACTTGACAGTAAAGGTGTACAGGTTTCACCGACATATACTGATACTAAAACGATTGAAGAGAATATAGGACAGATACTTGCACACCGTGCATACTACTACCGTGCCGTAAGAGAAGAACGTTGTACAATTACCGATCCGTATCCGTCACTTATCACGGGTGATTTAACGGTAACAGCTTCAGCTCCTATTTTCTGTGAAAACGGAAACTTAAAATATGTAGCATGTATAGATATGCCGCTTGGTGAAGTTTTAAACCTTGCGCAGCTCACAAAACTCGACAGTGGTTTTAGTAACTTTTTCAAATATGCATACGGAACATTTTCATTCGCACTTTTAGCTGTCGCAATTCTTCTATTTTTAAAAGGGGTACAGAGCTTTTTTATACATGAAATTACACCAACAAGCTTTGATATTAAGCATGTATTTGAAGCGACAATTTTACTTACACTCTCCTTGGCCATCTTTGATCTCTCCAAAACCTTGATCGAAGAGGAGATACTCGGGCGGCATAAAGAGCACAATATTGCCGGACCGCATAAAACGATGGTGCGCTTTTTAGGTTCTATCATTATCGCACTTTCTATTGAAGCGTTGATGCTGGTCTTTAAATTCGCGATCACCGATCCGGACAAATTGCAGTATGCGATGTTTATCGTAGCTGGCGTTGGCTTTTTACTTATAAGTTTGGCAGTTTATATAAAATTTACAAAATTAAAGATAGAAGAATAG
- a CDS encoding 50S ribosomal protein L11 methyltransferase, producing the protein MQEHYYELTVKVSSHHSLFSDFLSDTLPVGFEETNDGFIIRSEDDLETIAWGLEQFREALQKALGVTIELEATQKKLQNNDWVQMYRDSIEPLAIEKFYIHPTWSEDNPDLINIVIDPALAFGTGHHPTTASVLKAISKYVKTGDSVLDVGCGSGILSLAAMKLGASVEACDTDEISVKNSLENAQLNNLEFDKIWEGSCSNLEKQYDVVVANIVADVLIFLANDLKKALKDDGILILSGILDKYEDKVLKSYSDCEIVEKIYQDEWVSLVVKKR; encoded by the coding sequence ATGCAAGAGCATTATTATGAACTCACTGTAAAAGTTTCCTCTCATCATTCACTATTTTCAGATTTTTTATCCGATACGCTTCCTGTTGGTTTTGAAGAAACCAATGATGGGTTTATCATTAGAAGTGAAGATGACTTAGAAACTATCGCTTGGGGATTGGAACAGTTTCGTGAAGCACTGCAAAAGGCTTTAGGTGTTACAATCGAGTTAGAGGCTACACAGAAAAAGCTGCAAAACAATGATTGGGTTCAAATGTATAGAGACAGCATTGAACCACTTGCAATAGAAAAATTTTACATCCATCCTACATGGAGTGAAGATAATCCGGATTTAATTAATATTGTAATAGACCCTGCATTAGCATTTGGTACAGGTCATCACCCAACAACGGCTTCAGTACTTAAAGCAATATCAAAATATGTAAAAACTGGAGATAGTGTTTTAGACGTTGGATGCGGTAGTGGTATACTCTCTTTAGCGGCAATGAAACTTGGAGCAAGTGTAGAAGCTTGTGATACGGATGAAATATCTGTAAAAAATTCTCTAGAAAATGCACAACTGAATAATTTAGAATTTGATAAAATTTGGGAAGGTTCGTGCTCAAACTTAGAGAAGCAATATGATGTAGTCGTGGCAAATATAGTTGCAGACGTATTAATATTTTTAGCAAATGATTTGAAAAAAGCTTTAAAAGATGATGGTATATTAATCTTATCAGGTATATTAGATAAGTATGAGGATAAAGTTTTAAAATCGTATTCTGATTGTGAGATCGTTGAGAAGATCTATCAAGATGAATGGGTGAGTTTAGTAGTAAAAAAGAGATAA
- the waaC gene encoding lipopolysaccharide heptosyltransferase I, with translation MKQEIKKIAIVRLSALGDIVNSAVVLQFIKQLYPNVEIDWITEEVFAPILKHNPELNMVHTVNIKEIKKEKSFSKLKALISKLRSLPKYDLVIDMQGLIKSAIVARIVSKNTHGFNKYSTRESLASLFYKTTSDIPYEYNVVKRNCFVVADALDFSITDTMLLEKKAVFPITNHYTLMKDKKNIAFVIGASWPSKIYPKELVAKICESLQEQVYIIWGNEQEKSEAEWICEQTEYATLAPKMQLDELVSFISSVDLLIGNDTGPTHIAWAQNIPSITLLGPTTKRMIYETPKNIGIKSSSEVDILKINKDDYSIKDIPYEDIVQTAKDLLCKC, from the coding sequence ATGAAACAAGAAATAAAAAAAATAGCTATCGTTAGACTCTCCGCCCTTGGAGACATTGTTAACAGTGCTGTAGTATTACAATTTATTAAACAACTTTACCCTAACGTTGAAATTGACTGGATTACAGAAGAGGTTTTTGCTCCTATCTTAAAACATAATCCGGAACTGAACATGGTTCACACGGTAAATATCAAAGAGATTAAAAAAGAGAAAAGCTTCTCAAAACTCAAAGCGTTAATTTCAAAACTGCGTTCGCTTCCTAAGTACGATCTCGTTATAGATATGCAGGGACTTATCAAGTCGGCAATTGTTGCAAGAATAGTTTCTAAAAACACTCATGGATTTAACAAATACTCCACAAGAGAATCTTTGGCATCTCTTTTTTATAAAACGACTTCAGATATCCCTTACGAGTACAATGTTGTAAAAAGAAACTGTTTTGTTGTAGCAGATGCACTTGATTTTTCGATTACAGACACTATGCTTTTAGAAAAAAAGGCTGTATTTCCTATTACAAATCATTATACGCTGATGAAAGATAAAAAGAATATCGCTTTTGTTATCGGTGCATCATGGCCATCTAAGATCTATCCAAAAGAGCTTGTTGCAAAAATTTGTGAAAGTTTACAAGAACAAGTCTATATTATCTGGGGAAATGAGCAAGAAAAAAGTGAAGCCGAGTGGATATGTGAACAAACAGAATATGCGACACTCGCTCCAAAGATGCAGCTTGATGAACTTGTATCGTTTATCTCAAGCGTAGATCTCTTAATCGGAAATGACACAGGTCCTACACATATCGCCTGGGCACAGAACATCCCTTCAATCACGCTACTGGGACCGACAACAAAGCGTATGATATACGAAACCCCTAAAAACATAGGGATTAAATCATCTTCTGAAGTAGATATTTTAAAAATCAACAAAGATGATTACTCTATTAAAGATATCCCTTATGAGGATATTGTTCAAACTGCAAAGGATCTTTTATGCAAATGTTAG